A region from the bacterium genome encodes:
- a CDS encoding HEPN domain-containing protein: MEQEIIDLAKYRLKRAKECLKEGEILFKKGLIKGAINRFYYAVFHSARSLLALKKTDSKTHSGVITLFSKHFVKEGLFFPEKAKILSRSLERRIDSDYEDYAEISLQDGERMKGEVKVFVKDCSELLNKFLSKEKEEENLKFGSFGANLGL, from the coding sequence ATGGAACAAGAAATTATTGACCTGGCAAAATACCGTCTCAAAAGGGCTAAAGAATGTCTAAAAGAGGGGGAGATACTTTTTAAAAAAGGCTTGATAAAAGGGGCAATAAATCGCTTTTATTATGCTGTCTTTCATTCTGCCCGTTCCCTATTGGCTCTGAAAAAAACAGATTCCAAGACCCATAGCGGCGTAATTACATTATTCTCTAAGCATTTCGTAAAAGAAGGGCTTTTCTTTCCTGAAAAGGCTAAGATTCTCTCTCGTTCTTTGGAAAGGAGAATAGATAGCGATTATGAAGATTATGCAGAAATTAGCCTTCAAGATGGAGAAAGGATGAAAGGAGAGGTTAAGGTTTTCGTAAAAGATTGCTCTGAATTGTTGAATAAATTTTTATCTAAAGAAAAAGAGGAGGAAAATCTTAAGTTTGGTAGTTTTGGGGCTAATTTGGGGCTATGA
- a CDS encoding DUF5678 domain-containing protein: MKKDKESEWLTEHPDEEAKYRGEYIAVASEKIVAHGYDFIAVIEEAKKYSPDPLITKVPKWEVMAV, from the coding sequence ATGAAGAAGGACAAAGAAAGTGAATGGCTTACAGAACATCCAGATGAAGAAGCGAAATACAGAGGTGAATATATTGCAGTAGCTTCTGAAAAGATTGTTGCCCATGGATATGATTTTATTGCTGTGATTGAAGAAGCAAAAAAGTATTCACCAGACCCTTTAATTACTAAAGTTCCTAAGTGGGAAGTGATGGCAGTATGA